In the Ilumatobacteraceae bacterium genome, one interval contains:
- the rbfA gene encoding 30S ribosome-binding factor RbfA has translation MAGRGKRSTRGGGGHKYPRSARVGETLREIIAEELVRIDDERLAFVTVTGIEVDNELNRAHVFFDSLAGEDGDADIIAALDENRARLQSSIGKQIRAKKTPILDFQPDIALRSAERIDDILREDRQRRGEA, from the coding sequence ATGGCAGGGCGTGGCAAACGATCGACTCGTGGCGGGGGCGGGCACAAGTACCCGCGCTCGGCGCGGGTCGGCGAGACGCTGCGCGAGATCATCGCAGAAGAACTCGTCCGGATCGACGACGAGCGCCTGGCGTTCGTCACGGTCACCGGTATCGAGGTCGACAACGAACTCAATCGTGCGCATGTCTTCTTCGACTCGCTCGCGGGTGAGGACGGCGACGCCGACATCATCGCCGCGCTCGACGAGAACCGGGCCCGGCTGCAGTCGTCGATCGGCAAGCAGATCCGGGCCAAGAAGACGCCGATCCTCGACTTCCAGCCCGACATCGCGCTCCGGTCGGCAGAGCGGATCGACGACATTCTCCGCGAAGACCGTCAGCGCCGTGGCGAGGCGTAA
- the truB gene encoding tRNA pseudouridine(55) synthase TruB — protein MARRKPATTHGLCVVDKPAGVTSHDVVGMLRRRFHERQVGHAGTLDPDATGVLVVAVGMTTKLLRFIEKTEKRYVGEVVLGTETSTLDSSGEVTATFDMAAVTLDDARRVAAEHLTGDIMQIPPMVSAIRVDGKRLHELAREGIEIEREPRPVTISSLTIDAAPDPGVFTIDVTCTAGTYIRTLAADLGHLLGGGAHLRRLRRTAVGAFTIEESGAPDECELLPVETAVRGLTAVVIDQPTAALVGNGRVLPRFEGVGPWALFTDDGVLLAVYEPFRDDEAKPSVVLPTAIGR, from the coding sequence GTGGCGAGGCGTAAGCCCGCCACCACCCACGGCCTCTGCGTCGTCGACAAACCCGCCGGCGTCACCAGCCACGACGTCGTCGGCATGTTGCGCCGACGGTTCCACGAGCGGCAGGTCGGTCATGCCGGCACGCTCGACCCCGACGCCACCGGCGTCCTCGTGGTCGCGGTCGGCATGACCACGAAGCTCCTCCGGTTCATCGAGAAGACCGAGAAGCGGTACGTCGGCGAGGTCGTCCTGGGGACGGAGACCTCCACCCTCGATTCGTCGGGCGAGGTCACGGCCACGTTCGACATGGCGGCGGTGACGCTCGACGACGCCCGGCGGGTCGCCGCCGAACACCTGACCGGCGACATCATGCAGATCCCGCCGATGGTGTCGGCGATCCGGGTCGACGGCAAACGTCTCCACGAACTCGCCCGTGAAGGCATCGAGATCGAACGCGAACCCCGACCGGTCACGATCTCGTCGTTGACGATCGATGCGGCACCCGATCCCGGCGTGTTCACGATCGACGTGACGTGCACGGCCGGGACGTACATCCGAACCCTGGCGGCCGACCTCGGGCACCTGCTCGGCGGGGGAGCGCACCTGCGACGCCTGCGCCGCACGGCGGTCGGGGCGTTCACGATCGAGGAGTCCGGCGCTCCCGACGAGTGTGAGCTCCTGCCGGTCGAGACCGCCGTGCGCGGGCTCACCGCGGTCGTCATCGACCAACCGACTGCCGCGCTCGTCGGCAACGGCCGGGTACTGCCTCGGTTCGAGGGAGTCGGACCGTGGGCACTGTTCACCGACGACGGGGTCCTGCTCGCGGTCTACGAGCCCTTCCGTGACGACGAGGCCAAACCGTCCGTCGTGCTCCCGACCGCCATCGGCAGGTAG
- a CDS encoding bifunctional riboflavin kinase/FAD synthetase — MLVITDASTEPFPSERTVLTIGAYDGLHHGHQAVIAQVRALAAERDARSAVVTFDRHPATVVRPESAPKLLTDHDQRMELLEATGIDAAVVLPFTQEMAEESPLAFIERVLVKCLHAECVVVGDDFHFGRHREGNVALLREIGETYGFDVEPVVLVSRADGVDEPVSSTAIRRALAGGNVALATAMLGRPFEARGVVVQGDQRGRLLGFPTANVEVSNRVCLPADGVYAGVYERPDGSQHPCAINLGRRPTFYEHADSSLLEAHLLDYEGDLYGEPARVQFVDFLRSERKFDGIDALVEQLKLDIEHARGVVSE; from the coding sequence GTGCTGGTGATCACCGACGCCTCGACCGAACCGTTCCCCTCCGAGCGGACGGTGCTCACCATCGGAGCGTACGACGGGCTGCACCACGGCCACCAGGCCGTCATCGCCCAGGTGCGTGCGCTCGCCGCCGAACGCGATGCCCGGTCGGCGGTGGTGACCTTCGATCGGCACCCGGCGACGGTCGTTCGTCCCGAGTCGGCGCCGAAGTTGCTGACCGATCACGATCAGCGCATGGAGCTCCTCGAGGCGACCGGCATCGACGCCGCGGTGGTCCTGCCGTTCACTCAGGAGATGGCCGAAGAGTCGCCGCTCGCGTTCATCGAGCGGGTGTTGGTCAAGTGCCTACACGCCGAATGCGTGGTCGTCGGTGACGACTTCCACTTCGGGCGCCACCGCGAAGGCAACGTCGCACTACTCCGCGAGATCGGTGAGACGTACGGGTTCGACGTCGAGCCGGTGGTGCTCGTCTCACGGGCCGACGGTGTCGACGAACCGGTGAGCAGCACCGCCATCCGCCGTGCGCTCGCCGGTGGCAACGTGGCCCTCGCGACCGCGATGCTCGGCCGACCGTTCGAGGCCCGCGGCGTGGTCGTCCAAGGTGACCAGCGGGGCCGATTGCTCGGATTCCCCACGGCCAATGTCGAGGTGTCGAATCGTGTCTGTCTGCCCGCCGACGGCGTGTACGCCGGTGTCTACGAACGTCCTGACGGCTCGCAACACCCGTGCGCGATCAACCTCGGGCGCCGGCCGACCTTCTACGAGCATGCCGACAGTTCCCTGCTCGAGGCGCACCTGCTCGACTACGAAGGCGACCTCTACGGCGAACCGGCCAGGGTGCAGTTCGTCGACTTCCTCCGGTCGGAGCGCAAGTTCGACGGCATCGACGCCCTGGTCGAGCAGCTCAAGCTCGACATCGAACACGCCCGCGGAGTCGTCAGCGAGTGA
- a CDS encoding ABC transporter substrate-binding protein — MKRQRAFALLTLPLVLIAAACGGDDDTSPGTADAPSSSVDAPPLPSDPSADDDDAADDLRVTDGEAFPDARCEANRAAGTISYLTGFDYAATASIVEVLVADAKGYFDELCLDVDVAASFSTANYPLVAANDAQFSSSGSFSELASFSTVNDADLVALAVEGRVSIDSLMVKPGFDDLESLAGTTIGVKGKLPPSIAAMLAEVGLVEGTDFDTLLLDGFNPIAHFEVEGISAVPGWKSNEPGALERAGVPFTLYDPADYDIPGSFGLIYTNRTFLDEHPTAAEDFMRAAMRGLADAIADPAEAAAIAVDLINGNGNPNFLSPEGEAFRWATDAQLISDTTPADSFPGVPDAELLAAEIATYDSVGVYGDAGAPAIDGRFEPDLVADLYDADGTVVWPG; from the coding sequence ATGAAGCGCCAGCGCGCCTTCGCCCTGCTCACCCTTCCGCTCGTCCTGATCGCTGCCGCGTGTGGTGGCGACGACGACACGTCCCCCGGCACCGCCGACGCACCGTCCTCGTCGGTCGATGCACCCCCGCTTCCGAGCGACCCCTCGGCCGACGACGATGACGCCGCCGATGACCTCCGGGTCACCGACGGCGAGGCGTTCCCCGACGCCCGGTGCGAGGCCAATCGGGCCGCCGGCACGATCAGCTATCTGACCGGGTTCGACTACGCGGCCACCGCCTCGATCGTCGAAGTGCTCGTCGCCGACGCCAAGGGCTACTTCGACGAACTGTGCCTCGACGTCGACGTTGCGGCATCGTTCTCCACGGCGAACTACCCGCTCGTGGCGGCGAACGACGCCCAGTTCTCGTCGTCGGGTTCGTTCAGCGAACTCGCCTCCTTCTCCACCGTCAACGACGCCGACCTCGTGGCGCTCGCGGTGGAAGGACGTGTGTCGATCGACAGCCTGATGGTCAAGCCGGGCTTCGACGATCTCGAGTCGCTCGCCGGGACGACGATCGGCGTGAAGGGCAAGCTGCCACCGAGCATCGCGGCGATGCTGGCCGAGGTCGGCCTGGTCGAGGGCACCGACTTCGACACGCTGCTGCTCGACGGGTTCAACCCGATCGCGCACTTCGAAGTCGAGGGCATCTCGGCCGTGCCGGGATGGAAGAGCAACGAGCCGGGCGCGCTCGAACGGGCCGGTGTCCCGTTCACGCTGTACGACCCGGCCGACTATGACATCCCCGGCTCGTTCGGCCTCATCTACACGAACCGCACGTTCCTCGACGAGCACCCGACCGCGGCCGAGGACTTCATGCGGGCGGCCATGCGCGGCCTCGCCGACGCGATCGCCGACCCGGCGGAAGCCGCGGCGATCGCGGTCGACCTCATCAACGGCAACGGCAACCCGAACTTCCTGTCGCCGGAGGGCGAGGCGTTCCGCTGGGCGACCGACGCGCAACTGATCAGCGACACCACACCCGCCGACAGCTTCCCCGGCGTGCCTGACGCCGAGCTGCTCGCGGCCGAGATCGCGACCTACGACTCGGTGGGCGTGTACGGCGATGCCGGGGCACCCGCGATCGACGGTCGTTTCGAGCCCGACCTGGTCGCCGATTTGTACGACGCCGACGGCACGGTCGTCTGGCCGGGCTGA
- a CDS encoding ABC transporter permease subunit codes for MIERLRNSTVMWATVGAVALGVFWEAFVRLRNVREFVLLPPSEVVSTFLETPGYYLDNIWVTGQRLAIGLVVSLAIAVTLGALLAAFRPLEQASQPLLVLILVTPWVAYISSIVLWVGRGTPSILFLVVFVTVPAFVYATVGGMRGADPAARELFASVDASRWEVLWRLRLPSAMPSLFTAARFNVGLGLAAAYFAEGAALSSNGLGEAGKRAAALNEGSILWTTILCTAVLGIGSQAVVVVIERWLLHWHASQRRSPA; via the coding sequence ATGATCGAACGACTGCGCAACAGCACGGTCATGTGGGCGACGGTGGGTGCGGTCGCGCTCGGCGTCTTCTGGGAGGCGTTCGTGCGACTGCGCAACGTGCGCGAGTTCGTGCTGCTCCCGCCCTCGGAGGTGGTGTCGACGTTCCTCGAGACCCCCGGCTACTACCTCGACAACATCTGGGTGACGGGTCAGCGGCTCGCGATCGGGCTCGTCGTCTCGCTCGCGATCGCCGTGACACTCGGCGCCCTGCTCGCCGCGTTCCGGCCGCTCGAGCAGGCGAGCCAACCGCTGCTGGTCCTGATCCTCGTCACGCCGTGGGTCGCCTACATCAGCTCGATCGTGCTGTGGGTCGGACGCGGGACACCGTCGATCCTGTTCCTCGTCGTCTTCGTGACCGTCCCGGCGTTCGTCTACGCGACGGTCGGGGGAATGCGCGGTGCCGATCCGGCGGCGCGCGAACTGTTCGCCTCGGTCGACGCGTCGCGGTGGGAGGTGCTGTGGCGGCTGCGGTTGCCGTCGGCGATGCCGTCGTTGTTCACCGCCGCACGTTTCAACGTCGGTCTGGGGCTCGCTGCCGCCTACTTCGCCGAGGGGGCGGCCTTGAGTTCGAACGGTCTCGGCGAGGCCGGCAAGCGGGCCGCAGCGCTCAACGAGGGTTCGATCCTCTGGACGACGATCCTGTGCACCGCCGTGCTCGGCATCGGGAGCCAGGCCGTCGTCGTGGTGATCGAACGCTGGCTGCTGCACTGGCACGCCTCGCAGCGTCGCTCCCCCGCCTGA
- a CDS encoding ABC transporter ATP-binding protein: MDPSSGVEVRQVTKSFGPTEALAPVDLHVAPGEVVTLLGPSGCGKTTLLRLIAGLEQPTGGRITIDDRSPAVARRAKRIGFVPQAPALLPWRTVAANARLLRDLRPEAEPPMRRDPTTLLEQVGLADFADAYPHELSGGMQQRVALVRAFALGAPYLLMDEPFAALDEITRADMRHLLAELCEPVNAAVLFVTHSIAEAVFLSDRVAVMSARPGRIVGTVTIDLPRPRVPETEDDPAFFAYERELRQMLHSGAGR; this comes from the coding sequence GTGGACCCCAGCAGCGGCGTCGAGGTACGCCAGGTCACGAAGTCGTTCGGCCCGACCGAGGCGCTCGCTCCCGTCGACCTCCACGTCGCGCCCGGCGAGGTCGTCACGCTGCTCGGGCCGAGCGGCTGCGGCAAGACCACCCTGTTGCGCTTGATCGCCGGGCTCGAGCAGCCGACCGGTGGCCGCATCACCATCGACGACCGCTCCCCCGCCGTCGCTCGGCGTGCCAAGCGGATCGGCTTCGTCCCCCAGGCGCCGGCGCTCCTGCCGTGGCGCACCGTCGCCGCGAACGCCCGGCTGCTGCGCGACCTGCGCCCCGAGGCCGAGCCGCCGATGCGTCGTGACCCGACGACCCTGCTCGAGCAGGTCGGACTCGCCGACTTCGCCGACGCGTACCCGCACGAGTTGTCGGGCGGCATGCAACAGCGGGTCGCGCTCGTGCGCGCCTTCGCGCTCGGCGCCCCATACCTGCTGATGGACGAGCCGTTCGCGGCGCTCGACGAGATCACTCGCGCCGACATGCGGCACCTGCTGGCCGAACTGTGCGAGCCGGTCAACGCAGCGGTGTTGTTCGTCACCCATTCGATCGCCGAGGCGGTGTTCCTCTCGGATCGGGTGGCGGTGATGTCGGCTCGTCCGGGGCGCATCGTCGGCACGGTCACGATCGACCTGCCTCGACCGCGGGTGCCCGAGACCGAGGACGACCCGGCGTTCTTCGCCTACGAACGCGAGCTCCGTCAGATGCTGCACAGTGGAGCCGGCCGATGA
- the rpsO gene encoding 30S ribosomal protein S15 has product MALTAKKDIVAKHGSSENDTGSPEVQIALLTDRIQHLTEHLKVHKKDHHSRRGLLMLVGRRRRMLDYLADIDVERYRKLIAELGLRR; this is encoded by the coding sequence ATGGCACTCACCGCCAAGAAAGACATCGTCGCGAAGCACGGCTCGTCCGAGAACGACACCGGCTCGCCCGAGGTGCAGATCGCGCTCCTGACCGATCGCATCCAGCACCTGACCGAGCACCTGAAGGTGCACAAGAAGGACCACCACAGCCGTCGTGGCCTCCTGATGCTCGTCGGCCGCCGTCGTCGCATGCTCGACTACTTGGCCGACATCGACGTCGAGCGCTACCGCAAGCTCATCGCCGAACTCGGCCTCAGGCGCTGA
- a CDS encoding BTAD domain-containing putative transcriptional regulator translates to MKDSNGVVEQTRSAWYRIRVLGPVVVERDGEPVDIGGPKPTLLLALLTAVSHQVVSVDTLIDGLWGDDPPATARKALQVHVSNVRRALGAEFPLRTAGGGYVVDRDRLDVDAIRFESELAAAVAALPSDPRSARDQAVAALARWRGAAYAGLDAPEALRGEVARLTELRHQANTVRLESRLLLGQHTDVVAELDALTTEHPYREDLRRLHMIALYRSGRQTDALRSYDRTRDRLRDDLGLDPSAELRALQRQVLDQAPELDLAPSGPATSGRAPTAAGRLEIDEPEARDISGHAVRGYELRDPLGEAAHAVVYRAYQASVGREVAIKVIRPEYANQPGFVKRFEAEAQYVARLEHPHIVPLYDYWRDPDGAYLVMQWLRAGSLASALEESPWDPPAALRLLDQVGSALSYAHRHGVLHRDVKPANVLLDGEGNAYLGDFGIAAGRENVRADCDDSSRTYVAPEELAGVSVGAPADLYAFALLANELLTGTRPTWGSPPVSVTVTRPDLPVAIDAILAKATDADPQRRYQRVEDLLRALRQAFGSDVVTREVVPDAEVRNPYKGLRAFTETDASDYFGRTELVERVVDQISRSGLTVVVGPSGSGKSSLVKAGVLPVVRRDGLRGRNLDHGDVFVAEMFPGTYPFEELESALLRVAVDRPASLIDDLTADDRGLLRVSKQILPDDTTTLLLVIDQFEELFSMTPTEEVRRRFLDNLVTVAGDERSRVRIVATIRADFFDRPLAYPAFGALMSAALVPVPTPTDRELAATIAGPARNAGLDVETGLIPLITRDVADEPGALPLMQHALSELVGEREGRTLTIEAYERTGGVIGSLARRAEDIFVGLPAGARSVAEELFVHLVVVDEESDDTRRRVRRTELDSIGLNPTALDTVLGDFGSFRLLTFDHDPVTRGQTVEVAHEALIREWPRLRGWIDARREGLILQRRLQTATNDWLASRREPSFLFAGGRLDQYELWAGATNVRLTADESAFLDEGRRVSDDRDRRAARRRRSVLAGVAGLAVVALVVAAVALVQRRRADQSAAAAAASAIEAEGAAREADALRVVADEVAAEAEAERERAEQLRSEAERRAMIEAARAVGFEASRLSATDPDGALEAAIESADRSAAIGVTLPETMSGLWDATQSYRRLGEFQGNGFFTITGQVAGVSPDGRRAVVTVPLTRSEDSESVTRIHDVSDGQVVREFGPPDGIQSTWDQRDDEIIIATAGGELQWWDPTGRRLLRSEQPERGSIWYVEATDDHLTYSRVRNRSNGVSTVVIRNRATGDDVVRIDDAYWARLSPGGRLAVIFLIGRQVAVVDLEDGSELMRIDHGLDPYMAGSSVEWIGDDDRLLLPRPDGTIAHVDVREGSIVDPYPNTLVGLVPVGIRSSPDGRLFAEADSDTSVRVYETDSHREVLRLDGHDAPVGAVQWVGADRLISKDDSGRAIVWDLAPPSASTTPFVSAGEFPVHHDTFEDRYVMVSSRRARGQVWDTLTGELVVEFEIGDDLQDLNTVTHTELGLIAAPAASGIRVFDVGRREWVLDLRSEALDHPLAFSPDGRLLLAGSAYSALNAGATQRSVTAMIDVATGEELWRFDDALTVAGEFLPDGGTVVLSGPRDVNIIDFATRFVDVDTGVVVGDQRLFWWINDIAVAPDGTSVAVAQSGDDGEIVVYDVARAVVAPLADAVENETVVSTRGSIKTLEYSPDGSILFVGSNDGVLRALDASNLEPVWSIDNGFVFTELRFVDGLMRFAVPAGLPVGIGHGPYGIIGVPYDQAEFADWARSLIP, encoded by the coding sequence GTGAAGGACTCGAACGGTGTGGTCGAGCAGACTCGATCGGCGTGGTACCGGATACGGGTGCTCGGTCCCGTGGTCGTCGAGCGCGACGGGGAGCCGGTCGACATCGGCGGTCCGAAGCCGACGCTCCTGCTCGCGCTCCTGACGGCGGTCTCCCACCAGGTCGTCTCGGTCGACACCCTGATCGATGGCTTGTGGGGCGATGATCCTCCGGCGACGGCCCGCAAGGCGCTCCAGGTGCATGTGTCGAACGTCCGGCGGGCGCTCGGCGCCGAGTTCCCGCTCCGCACGGCCGGCGGTGGATACGTCGTCGATCGCGACCGGCTCGATGTCGACGCGATCCGATTCGAATCGGAGCTCGCTGCCGCCGTGGCGGCGCTGCCATCGGATCCACGGAGTGCACGGGACCAGGCGGTTGCCGCGTTGGCGCGGTGGCGGGGCGCTGCCTACGCCGGACTCGACGCTCCGGAAGCGCTCCGGGGCGAAGTCGCCCGATTGACCGAGCTGCGGCACCAGGCCAACACCGTGCGACTCGAGTCGCGGTTGCTCCTCGGTCAGCACACCGACGTGGTCGCCGAGCTGGATGCCCTCACGACCGAGCACCCGTATCGTGAAGACCTCCGTCGGCTCCACATGATCGCGCTGTACCGATCCGGGCGGCAGACCGATGCGCTCCGTTCGTACGATCGGACTCGCGACCGGTTGCGTGACGACCTCGGGCTCGACCCGTCCGCCGAACTCCGGGCGCTGCAGCGGCAGGTGCTCGACCAGGCGCCCGAGCTCGATCTGGCTCCGAGCGGGCCGGCGACCTCAGGTCGAGCCCCCACGGCCGCAGGTCGGCTCGAGATCGACGAACCTGAGGCGCGCGACATCTCCGGTCACGCCGTGCGCGGCTACGAGTTGCGTGACCCGTTGGGCGAGGCGGCGCATGCGGTCGTGTACCGGGCATACCAGGCGTCGGTCGGGCGCGAGGTGGCGATCAAGGTCATCCGGCCCGAGTACGCCAACCAACCCGGGTTCGTGAAGCGTTTCGAGGCGGAGGCGCAGTACGTCGCCCGCCTCGAGCATCCGCACATCGTGCCGCTGTACGACTACTGGCGGGACCCGGATGGTGCCTACCTGGTGATGCAGTGGCTGCGGGCGGGCAGCCTCGCGAGTGCCCTCGAGGAATCGCCGTGGGATCCGCCGGCCGCGCTCCGCCTGCTCGACCAGGTGGGGTCGGCGCTGTCGTACGCCCACCGGCACGGTGTGCTGCACCGTGACGTCAAACCGGCGAACGTGCTCCTCGACGGCGAGGGCAATGCCTACCTCGGCGACTTCGGCATCGCGGCCGGCCGCGAGAACGTGCGGGCGGACTGCGATGACTCGTCGCGCACCTACGTCGCACCGGAGGAACTCGCCGGCGTGAGCGTGGGAGCGCCCGCCGACCTGTACGCCTTCGCGCTGCTCGCGAACGAGCTGCTGACGGGCACTCGACCGACCTGGGGGAGCCCTCCCGTCAGCGTGACCGTCACCCGGCCCGACCTGCCGGTCGCCATCGACGCCATCCTGGCGAAGGCCACCGACGCCGACCCCCAGCGGCGATACCAGCGTGTCGAGGACCTGCTGCGAGCGCTGCGTCAGGCGTTCGGGTCCGACGTCGTCACCCGTGAAGTGGTTCCCGACGCCGAGGTCAGGAACCCGTACAAGGGGCTCCGAGCATTCACCGAGACCGATGCATCCGACTACTTCGGTCGGACCGAACTGGTGGAGCGGGTCGTCGATCAGATCTCGAGGTCGGGGCTCACCGTGGTCGTCGGACCGTCCGGCTCGGGGAAGTCGAGCCTCGTCAAGGCCGGAGTGCTCCCGGTCGTTCGTCGCGACGGACTCCGCGGTCGGAACCTGGACCACGGCGACGTCTTCGTCGCCGAGATGTTCCCGGGTACGTACCCGTTCGAAGAACTCGAGTCGGCTCTGCTCCGCGTCGCGGTCGACCGACCGGCGAGTCTGATCGACGACCTGACCGCCGACGATCGTGGTCTGCTGCGCGTCTCGAAGCAGATCCTTCCCGACGACACCACGACGCTGCTGCTCGTCATCGATCAGTTCGAGGAGTTGTTCTCGATGACCCCCACCGAGGAAGTCCGTCGCAGGTTCCTCGACAACCTCGTCACGGTGGCCGGCGACGAGCGGTCGCGCGTGCGGATCGTCGCGACGATCCGGGCGGACTTCTTCGACCGCCCGCTGGCGTACCCCGCCTTCGGTGCGCTGATGTCGGCGGCGCTCGTGCCCGTGCCGACGCCGACCGATCGAGAACTCGCCGCAACGATCGCCGGCCCCGCTCGCAACGCCGGTCTGGACGTCGAGACCGGCCTGATCCCGCTGATCACCCGCGACGTCGCCGACGAGCCGGGGGCGCTCCCGTTGATGCAGCACGCGCTGTCTGAGCTGGTGGGCGAGCGCGAGGGGCGAACGCTCACCATCGAAGCGTACGAGCGGACCGGCGGCGTGATCGGTTCGCTCGCTCGTCGGGCCGAGGACATCTTCGTCGGGCTGCCGGCGGGAGCCCGGTCGGTCGCAGAGGAGTTGTTCGTCCACCTCGTCGTCGTCGACGAGGAGAGCGACGACACACGCCGCCGGGTTCGACGGACCGAACTGGACTCGATCGGACTCAACCCGACGGCTCTCGACACGGTCTTGGGCGACTTCGGGTCGTTCCGATTGCTGACGTTCGATCACGACCCGGTGACTCGCGGGCAGACGGTCGAGGTGGCCCACGAAGCCCTGATCCGCGAGTGGCCGCGACTGCGGGGTTGGATCGACGCGCGGCGCGAGGGCCTGATCCTCCAGCGACGGCTCCAGACGGCGACGAACGACTGGTTGGCGAGCCGACGGGAACCCAGCTTCCTGTTCGCAGGTGGACGGCTGGACCAGTACGAACTCTGGGCGGGCGCGACGAATGTCCGCTTGACCGCCGACGAGAGCGCGTTCCTCGACGAGGGCCGACGGGTCAGCGACGACCGTGACCGACGCGCAGCGCGACGGCGCCGGTCGGTGCTGGCGGGCGTCGCCGGTCTGGCCGTGGTAGCGCTCGTCGTGGCCGCGGTCGCCCTCGTTCAACGGCGGCGGGCAGACCAGTCGGCAGCGGCGGCCGCGGCGTCGGCGATCGAGGCAGAGGGAGCGGCGAGGGAAGCCGATGCCCTTCGTGTCGTCGCCGACGAGGTCGCCGCCGAGGCAGAGGCCGAGCGTGAGCGTGCCGAACAGTTGCGTTCCGAAGCGGAGCGACGAGCGATGATCGAAGCGGCCCGGGCGGTCGGGTTCGAGGCCTCGCGGTTGTCGGCGACGGACCCCGACGGTGCGCTCGAGGCAGCGATCGAGTCGGCGGACCGGTCAGCCGCCATCGGCGTGACGCTCCCGGAAACGATGAGCGGTTTGTGGGACGCCACGCAGAGCTACCGGCGTCTCGGCGAGTTCCAGGGCAACGGGTTCTTCACGATCACCGGCCAAGTCGCCGGGGTGTCGCCCGACGGCCGCCGCGCTGTCGTGACCGTTCCGCTGACACGGTCGGAGGACTCGGAGTCCGTCACCCGGATCCACGACGTGTCCGACGGCCAGGTCGTCCGCGAGTTCGGACCGCCCGACGGGATCCAGTCGACGTGGGACCAGCGCGACGACGAGATCATCATCGCCACCGCCGGTGGCGAGCTCCAGTGGTGGGACCCGACCGGCCGGCGGCTGCTCCGGAGTGAGCAACCCGAGCGCGGAAGCATCTGGTACGTCGAGGCCACGGACGACCACCTGACCTACTCCCGGGTCCGCAACCGGTCGAACGGGGTGTCGACCGTCGTCATCCGGAACCGTGCGACGGGCGATGACGTGGTGCGCATCGATGACGCCTACTGGGCTCGCCTCTCGCCGGGCGGCCGGTTGGCGGTGATCTTCCTGATCGGACGACAGGTCGCCGTCGTCGACCTGGAGGATGGCTCGGAACTCATGCGGATCGATCACGGGCTCGACCCGTACATGGCAGGGTCGAGTGTCGAATGGATCGGCGACGACGATCGTCTGCTCCTGCCGCGTCCCGACGGGACGATCGCCCACGTCGACGTACGCGAGGGCTCGATCGTCGACCCCTACCCGAACACATTGGTCGGCTTGGTGCCTGTCGGAATTCGTTCGAGCCCCGACGGTCGGCTGTTCGCCGAAGCCGACAGCGATACCAGCGTGCGCGTCTACGAGACCGATTCGCACCGTGAGGTGCTCCGCCTGGATGGTCACGACGCCCCCGTCGGCGCCGTCCAGTGGGTCGGTGCGGATCGTCTCATCTCGAAGGACGACTCCGGGCGCGCCATCGTGTGGGACCTCGCGCCCCCGTCTGCTTCGACCACTCCGTTCGTCAGCGCCGGCGAGTTCCCGGTGCACCACGACACGTTCGAGGATCGATACGTGATGGTCTCCAGCCGGAGAGCACGCGGGCAGGTGTGGGACACGCTCACGGGCGAGCTCGTGGTCGAGTTCGAGATCGGTGACGATCTCCAGGACCTCAACACCGTGACACACACCGAACTCGGCCTGATCGCGGCTCCGGCGGCTTCGGGCATCCGTGTCTTCGACGTCGGTCGCCGCGAATGGGTGCTCGATCTGCGGTCCGAGGCACTCGATCATCCGCTGGCGTTCTCACCGGACGGCCGACTCCTGCTCGCCGGTTCCGCGTACTCGGCGCTCAATGCAGGGGCCACGCAACGTTCGGTCACGGCGATGATCGACGTCGCCACGGGCGAGGAGCTCTGGAGGTTCGACGACGCGCTGACGGTCGCGGGGGAGTTCCTGCCGGACGGGGGGACGGTCGTGCTCTCCGGTCCACGCGATGTCAACATCATCGACTTCGCGACCAGGTTCGTCGACGTGGATACCGGCGTCGTGGTCGGGGACCAGCGGCTGTTCTGGTGGATCAACGACATCGCCGTCGCCCCGGACGGTACGAGCGTCGCCGTGGCCCAGAGCGGAGACGACGGGGAGATCGTGGTGTACGACGTCGCCCGCGCAGTCGTGGCTCCGCTGGCCGACGCGGTGGAGAACGAGACGGTCGTGTCCACGCGTGGCAGCATCAAAACCCTGGAGTACTCGCCGGACGGATCCATCTTGTTCGTCGGGTCCAACGACGGTGTCCTGCGAGCGCTCGACGCGTCGAATCTCGAACCGGTGTGGTCGATCGACAACGGTTTCGTGTTCACCGAACTCCGTTTCGTCGACGGGCTGATGCGCTTCGCGGTACCGGCGGGTCTTCCCGTCGGGATCGGGCACGGGCCCTACGGCATCATCGGCGTCCCCTACGACCAAGCCGAGTTCGCCGACTGGGCCCGCTCCCTCATCCCCTGA